One Oncorhynchus clarkii lewisi isolate Uvic-CL-2024 chromosome 31, UVic_Ocla_1.0, whole genome shotgun sequence DNA segment encodes these proteins:
- the LOC139390497 gene encoding phospholipid-transporting ATPase IG-like isoform X1, producing the protein MLRRRLNRLFGRDERKVDSRTIYVGHRPCPATEALIPPKFCDNRIVSSKYTVWNFLPKNLFEQFRRIANFYFLIIFLVQVIVDTPTSPVTSGLPLFFVITVTAIKQGYEDWLRHKADNEVNKYLVTVLEDGRRACKESEKIKVGDVVEVVEDETFPCDLILLQSSREDETCFVTTASLDGESNHKTHYTVPDTERNLESLSATIECEQPQPDLYKFVGRMHIYRNNQEPAVRSLGPENLLLKGATLKNTQKIYGVAVYSGMETKMALNYQGKSQKRSAVEKSINAFLLVYLCILVSKALVCTTLKYVWQNRPGQDEPWYNQKTQKEKDTNLYLKMFTDFLSFMVLFNFIIPVSMYVTVEMQKFLGSFFISWDKDFFDPEIQEGALVNTSDLNEELGQVEYVFTDKTGTLTQNNMEFIECCIDGFQYKYADSGTELDGFCVTDGPVNILQQKAGREKEELFLRALCLCHTVQVKEATGQGDGVADGVEDQVDGVMGLDGETVGPADLGGFIASSPDEVALVKGAMKYGFKFLGMESKNMRVMNRNNDVETYELLHVLNFDPVRRRMSVIVRTKSGDTMLFCKGADSSIFPRVRQEEVDRIRMHVERNATEGYRTLCVAYKLLSREEYDQADTGLREAKLALQDREEKLMAVYNQVETGMSLIGATAVEDRLQEEAAETMEALQGAGMKVWVLTGDKMETAKSTCYACRLFQRSTELLELTVRTLVDLGRKREERLHELLLDYHKRAVQDAPPIKAGVTRSWSSANQDYGFIIDGATLSLVLNSSPDSNSSCYKSLFLQICQNCTTVLCCRMAPLQKAQIVKMVKNCKGSPITLSIGDGANDVSMILEAHVGIGIKGREGRQAVRNSDYAIPKLKHLKKLLLGHGHLYYVRIAHLVQYFFYKNLCFILPQFLYQFFCGYSQQPLYDAAYLTMYNICFTSMPILANSLLEQHICMEVLMDNAALYRDVAKNAMLGWGPFLYWTLLGVYQGLLFFFGVRFLFSNPALQDNGQVFGNWSYGTIVFTVLVFTVTLKLAMDTRHWTWINHFVIWGSLAFYMFFSFFWGGIIWPFLRQQRLYFVFANMLSSVSAWLIIILLILLSLLPEILLLVLRKPRGPHSRQKKPVVQSGEGETQSPRSSARPLLMKTFSDESNTIL; encoded by the exons GTCATCGTAGACACCCCCACCAGCCCAGTCACTAGTGGCCTACCCCTGTTCTTTGTCATCACTGTCACAGCCATCAAACAG GGCTATGAGGACTGGCTGCGGCACAAGGCAGATAATGAGGTGAATAAGTACCTGGTGACGGTGCTGGAGGACGGCCGGAGAGCATGCAAGGAGAGCGAGAAGATCAAG GTTGGGGATGTGGTGGAGGTGGTTGAGGATGAGACCTTTCCCTGTGACCTCATCCTGCTACAGTCCAGCCGGGAGGACGAGACCTGCTTTGTCACCACGGCCAGTCTGGACGGGGAGTCCAACCATAAG ACACACTACACAGTGCCAGACACGGAGAGGAACCTGGAGTCTCTCAGCGCCACCATCGAGTGCGAGCAGCCGCAGCCTGACCTCTACAA atTTGTGGGGCGTATGCACATCTACAGGAACAATCAGGAACCCGCTGTGAG GTCTTTGGGTCCAGAGAATCTCCTCCTGAAAGGTGCTACCTTGAAGAACACTCAGAAGATATATG gtgTGGCAGTTTACTCAGGCATGGAGACCAAGATGGCTCTGAACTACCAGGGGAAGTCCCAGAAGCGCTCTGCGGTGGAGAA GTCTATCAATGCCTTCCTGCTGGTGTACCTGTGCATCCTGGTGAGCAAGGCCCTGGTGTGCACCACGCTCAAGTATGTGTGGCAGAACCGACCAGGCCAGGACGAGCCCTGGTACAACCAGAAGACGCAAAAGGAGAAAGATACCAACCTG taCCTGAAGATGTTTACTGACTTCCTGTCGTTCATGGTTCTGTTCAACTTCATCATCCCCGTGTCCATGTACGTGACGGTGGAGATGCAGAAGTTCCTGGGCTCCTTCTTCATCTCCTGGGACAAGGACTTCTTTGACCCCGAGATCCAGgaaggggctctggtcaacacaTCCGACCTCAATGAGGAGCTGGGACAG GTGGAGTACGTGTTCACGGACAAGACGGGCACGCTGACCCAGAACAACATGGAGTTCATCGAGTGCTGCATCGACGGCTTCCAGTACAAGTACGCCGACTCAGGCACCGAGCTGGACGGCTTCTGTGTCACAGATGGACCCGTGAACATTCTGCAGCAGAAGGCTGGCAGG GAGAAGGAGGAGCTGTTCCTGCGGGCTCTGTGTCTGTGCCACACAGTGCAGGTGAAGGAGGCTACGGGTCAGGGGGATGGAGTAGCAGACGGTGTAGAGGACCAGGTGGACGGCGTCATGGGGCTGGATGGAGAGACGGTCGGGCCTGCGGACCTCGGGGGCTTCATTGCCTCCTCACCCGACGAGGTGGCACTGGTCAAGGGAGCCATGAA GTACGGTTTCAAATTCCTTGGTATGGAGAGCAAGAACATGAGAGTGATGAACAGAAACAACGATGTTGAAAC GTACGAACTGCTTCACGTGTTGAACTTTGACCCGGTGCGAAGGCGTATGAGTGTGATAGTCCGAACCAAATCAG GGGacaccatgctgttctgtaaggGGGCCGACTCCTCTATCTTCCCCCGTGTCAGGCAGGAGGAGGTGGACAGGATACGCATGCACGTGGAACGCAACGCTACG GAGGGCTACCGGACGCTGTGTGTGGCCTACAAGCTGCTGAGCAGGGAGGAGTATGACCAGGCAGACACGGGGCTGAGGGAAGCCAAGCTGGCCCTGCAGGACCGAGAGGAGAAACTCATGGCTGTGTACAACCAGGTGGAGACCGGGATGAGCCTGATCGGCGCTACCGCCGTGGAGGACAG GTTGCAGGAGGAGGCAGCCGAGACCATGGAGGCCCTGCAGGGAGCAGGCATGAAGGTGTGGGTGCTGACGGGGGACAAGATGGAGACGGCCAAGTCCACGTGCTACGCCTGCCGGCTGTTCCAGAGGAGCACAGAGCTGCTGGAGCTGACGGTGCGAACCCTGGTGGacctggggaggaagagagaggagcgCCTGCACGAGCTGCTGCTAGACTACCACAAGAGGGCAGTACAGGACGCCCCACCGATCAAGGCTGGGGTCACCAG GAGCTGGTCTTCAGCGAACCAGGACTACGGCTTCATCATAGACGGAGCCACTCTGTCCTTGGTGCTTAACTCCTCTCCAGACTCCAACTCCAGCTGCTACAAGAGTCTCTTCCTCCAGATCTGTCAGAACTGTACCACTGTGCTGTGCTGTCGCATGGCTCCCCTACAGAAGGCCCAG ATAGTAAAGATGGTGAAGAACTGTAAAGGCAGCCCCATCACCCTCTCCATCGGAGATGGGGCCAACGATGTCAGTATGATCCTGGAGGCACACGTTGGCATCG GTATAAAGGGTAGGGAGGGTCGCCAGGCAGTGAGGAACAGTGACTATGCCATCCCTAAGCTCAAGCACCTGAAGAAACTGTTACTGGGACACGGGCACCTCTACTACGTTCGTATTGCCCACCTGGTGCAATACTTCTTCTACAAG AACCTCTGCTTCATCTTACCTCAGTTCTTGTACCAGTTTTTCTGTGGATACTCCCAGCAA CCTCTCTACGACGCAGCCTATCTGACGATGTACAACATCTGTTTCACCTCAATGCCTATCCTGGCCAACAGCCTCTTGGAGCAGCACATCTGTATGGAGGTCCTGATGGACAACGCCGCCCTCTACAG gGACGTAGCAAAGAATGCCATGTTGGGTTGGGGGCCCTTCCTGTACTGGACACTACTGGGGGTCTACCAGGGCCTCTTATTCTTTTTTGGGGTCCGCTTTCTCTTTAGTAACCCCGCCCTGCAGGATAATGGCCAGGTGTTTGGGAATTGGTCGTACGGAACGATTGTTTTTACTGTCCTCGTTTTCACTGTGACGCTGAAG CTGGCTATGGACACTCGCCATTGGACGTGGATCAATCACTTTGTCATCTGGGGCTCGCTGGCCTTCTACATGTTCTTCAGCTTCTTCTGGGGTGGGATCATATG GCCTTTCCTTCGGCAGCAGCGTCTCTACTTTGTGTTTGCTAATATGCTGAGCTCTGTGTCAGCCTGGCTGATCATCATCCTGCTCATCCTGCTCAGCCTGTTGCCTGAGATCCTGCTGCTGGTCCTCCGAAAGCCCCGTGGGCCCCACTCACGACAG AAGAAGCCGGTGGTTCAGTCGGGCGAGGGGGAAACCCAGTCTCCCCGGTCTTCAGCCAGGCCCCTGCTCATGAAAACCTTTTCAGACGAGTCCAATACTATCCTATGA
- the LOC139390497 gene encoding phospholipid-transporting ATPase IG-like isoform X2, which translates to MHIYRNNQEPAVRSLGPENLLLKGATLKNTQKIYGVAVYSGMETKMALNYQGKSQKRSAVEKSINAFLLVYLCILVSKALVCTTLKYVWQNRPGQDEPWYNQKTQKEKDTNLYLKMFTDFLSFMVLFNFIIPVSMYVTVEMQKFLGSFFISWDKDFFDPEIQEGALVNTSDLNEELGQVEYVFTDKTGTLTQNNMEFIECCIDGFQYKYADSGTELDGFCVTDGPVNILQQKAGREKEELFLRALCLCHTVQVKEATGQGDGVADGVEDQVDGVMGLDGETVGPADLGGFIASSPDEVALVKGAMKYGFKFLGMESKNMRVMNRNNDVETYELLHVLNFDPVRRRMSVIVRTKSGDTMLFCKGADSSIFPRVRQEEVDRIRMHVERNATEGYRTLCVAYKLLSREEYDQADTGLREAKLALQDREEKLMAVYNQVETGMSLIGATAVEDRLQEEAAETMEALQGAGMKVWVLTGDKMETAKSTCYACRLFQRSTELLELTVRTLVDLGRKREERLHELLLDYHKRAVQDAPPIKAGVTRSWSSANQDYGFIIDGATLSLVLNSSPDSNSSCYKSLFLQICQNCTTVLCCRMAPLQKAQIVKMVKNCKGSPITLSIGDGANDVSMILEAHVGIGIKGREGRQAVRNSDYAIPKLKHLKKLLLGHGHLYYVRIAHLVQYFFYKNLCFILPQFLYQFFCGYSQQPLYDAAYLTMYNICFTSMPILANSLLEQHICMEVLMDNAALYRDVAKNAMLGWGPFLYWTLLGVYQGLLFFFGVRFLFSNPALQDNGQVFGNWSYGTIVFTVLVFTVTLKLAMDTRHWTWINHFVIWGSLAFYMFFSFFWGGIIWPFLRQQRLYFVFANMLSSVSAWLIIILLILLSLLPEILLLVLRKPRGPHSRQKKPVVQSGEGETQSPRSSARPLLMKTFSDESNTIL; encoded by the exons ATGCACATCTACAGGAACAATCAGGAACCCGCTGTGAG GTCTTTGGGTCCAGAGAATCTCCTCCTGAAAGGTGCTACCTTGAAGAACACTCAGAAGATATATG gtgTGGCAGTTTACTCAGGCATGGAGACCAAGATGGCTCTGAACTACCAGGGGAAGTCCCAGAAGCGCTCTGCGGTGGAGAA GTCTATCAATGCCTTCCTGCTGGTGTACCTGTGCATCCTGGTGAGCAAGGCCCTGGTGTGCACCACGCTCAAGTATGTGTGGCAGAACCGACCAGGCCAGGACGAGCCCTGGTACAACCAGAAGACGCAAAAGGAGAAAGATACCAACCTG taCCTGAAGATGTTTACTGACTTCCTGTCGTTCATGGTTCTGTTCAACTTCATCATCCCCGTGTCCATGTACGTGACGGTGGAGATGCAGAAGTTCCTGGGCTCCTTCTTCATCTCCTGGGACAAGGACTTCTTTGACCCCGAGATCCAGgaaggggctctggtcaacacaTCCGACCTCAATGAGGAGCTGGGACAG GTGGAGTACGTGTTCACGGACAAGACGGGCACGCTGACCCAGAACAACATGGAGTTCATCGAGTGCTGCATCGACGGCTTCCAGTACAAGTACGCCGACTCAGGCACCGAGCTGGACGGCTTCTGTGTCACAGATGGACCCGTGAACATTCTGCAGCAGAAGGCTGGCAGG GAGAAGGAGGAGCTGTTCCTGCGGGCTCTGTGTCTGTGCCACACAGTGCAGGTGAAGGAGGCTACGGGTCAGGGGGATGGAGTAGCAGACGGTGTAGAGGACCAGGTGGACGGCGTCATGGGGCTGGATGGAGAGACGGTCGGGCCTGCGGACCTCGGGGGCTTCATTGCCTCCTCACCCGACGAGGTGGCACTGGTCAAGGGAGCCATGAA GTACGGTTTCAAATTCCTTGGTATGGAGAGCAAGAACATGAGAGTGATGAACAGAAACAACGATGTTGAAAC GTACGAACTGCTTCACGTGTTGAACTTTGACCCGGTGCGAAGGCGTATGAGTGTGATAGTCCGAACCAAATCAG GGGacaccatgctgttctgtaaggGGGCCGACTCCTCTATCTTCCCCCGTGTCAGGCAGGAGGAGGTGGACAGGATACGCATGCACGTGGAACGCAACGCTACG GAGGGCTACCGGACGCTGTGTGTGGCCTACAAGCTGCTGAGCAGGGAGGAGTATGACCAGGCAGACACGGGGCTGAGGGAAGCCAAGCTGGCCCTGCAGGACCGAGAGGAGAAACTCATGGCTGTGTACAACCAGGTGGAGACCGGGATGAGCCTGATCGGCGCTACCGCCGTGGAGGACAG GTTGCAGGAGGAGGCAGCCGAGACCATGGAGGCCCTGCAGGGAGCAGGCATGAAGGTGTGGGTGCTGACGGGGGACAAGATGGAGACGGCCAAGTCCACGTGCTACGCCTGCCGGCTGTTCCAGAGGAGCACAGAGCTGCTGGAGCTGACGGTGCGAACCCTGGTGGacctggggaggaagagagaggagcgCCTGCACGAGCTGCTGCTAGACTACCACAAGAGGGCAGTACAGGACGCCCCACCGATCAAGGCTGGGGTCACCAG GAGCTGGTCTTCAGCGAACCAGGACTACGGCTTCATCATAGACGGAGCCACTCTGTCCTTGGTGCTTAACTCCTCTCCAGACTCCAACTCCAGCTGCTACAAGAGTCTCTTCCTCCAGATCTGTCAGAACTGTACCACTGTGCTGTGCTGTCGCATGGCTCCCCTACAGAAGGCCCAG ATAGTAAAGATGGTGAAGAACTGTAAAGGCAGCCCCATCACCCTCTCCATCGGAGATGGGGCCAACGATGTCAGTATGATCCTGGAGGCACACGTTGGCATCG GTATAAAGGGTAGGGAGGGTCGCCAGGCAGTGAGGAACAGTGACTATGCCATCCCTAAGCTCAAGCACCTGAAGAAACTGTTACTGGGACACGGGCACCTCTACTACGTTCGTATTGCCCACCTGGTGCAATACTTCTTCTACAAG AACCTCTGCTTCATCTTACCTCAGTTCTTGTACCAGTTTTTCTGTGGATACTCCCAGCAA CCTCTCTACGACGCAGCCTATCTGACGATGTACAACATCTGTTTCACCTCAATGCCTATCCTGGCCAACAGCCTCTTGGAGCAGCACATCTGTATGGAGGTCCTGATGGACAACGCCGCCCTCTACAG gGACGTAGCAAAGAATGCCATGTTGGGTTGGGGGCCCTTCCTGTACTGGACACTACTGGGGGTCTACCAGGGCCTCTTATTCTTTTTTGGGGTCCGCTTTCTCTTTAGTAACCCCGCCCTGCAGGATAATGGCCAGGTGTTTGGGAATTGGTCGTACGGAACGATTGTTTTTACTGTCCTCGTTTTCACTGTGACGCTGAAG CTGGCTATGGACACTCGCCATTGGACGTGGATCAATCACTTTGTCATCTGGGGCTCGCTGGCCTTCTACATGTTCTTCAGCTTCTTCTGGGGTGGGATCATATG GCCTTTCCTTCGGCAGCAGCGTCTCTACTTTGTGTTTGCTAATATGCTGAGCTCTGTGTCAGCCTGGCTGATCATCATCCTGCTCATCCTGCTCAGCCTGTTGCCTGAGATCCTGCTGCTGGTCCTCCGAAAGCCCCGTGGGCCCCACTCACGACAG AAGAAGCCGGTGGTTCAGTCGGGCGAGGGGGAAACCCAGTCTCCCCGGTCTTCAGCCAGGCCCCTGCTCATGAAAACCTTTTCAGACGAGTCCAATACTATCCTATGA